In the genome of Poecilia reticulata strain Guanapo linkage group LG16, Guppy_female_1.0+MT, whole genome shotgun sequence, one region contains:
- the LOC103478302 gene encoding B-cell receptor CD22-like isoform X3 — MIQVLILLLLQQAEKVSAAWLVTFENPDICALRGSSAEFRCSYNYPDEESVRQTAWDKGMIQNGVLERVRLSGLPSYYGRYEYQDKFGRRSKKSVYLSVTGLEASVRPNRVRLGDSVTLDCRTECQNTKIIWFRDGRPVAEPTFKAQITDTGNYSCAFEGIESSQSDPVALDVWYPPLNVSVEVNRSDPLLVGSSVTLTCRGSARPAAITYTWWHSSNGSNSSTEVGSGQVLSISSVELTHTGTYVCQAENRVGQSRSAELLLTVEETVHPLIVLGIGIKVIILLVLPPVLIWVWKCRSHSDAKNEENTSNDYENVIFG; from the exons ATGATTCAAGTGCTGATActtcttctgctgcagcagg CAGAGAAAGTGAGTGCTGCCTGGTTGGTGACCTTTGAGAACCCGGATATTTGTGCTTTGAGGGGGTCTTCGGCGGAGTTCAGGTGTTCGTACAACTACCCAGACGAGGAATCCGTCAGACAGACTGCATGGGACAAAGGAATGATTCAAAATGGCGTCTTGGAACGCGTCAGGCTTTCAGGCCTTCCGTCATATTATGGCCGATATGAGTATCAAG ATAAGTTTGGACGGCGCAGTAAGAAGTCAGTGTATCTCTCTGTCACAG GGCTGGAAGCCAGCGTACGCCCCAACAGAGTGAGACTCGGAGACAGTGTGACCCTTGACTGTCGGACAGAGTgccaaaacaccaaaataatcTGGTTCAGAGATGGACGTCCGGTGGCAGAACCAACATTTAAGGCTCAGATTACAGATACCGGAAACTATTCATGTGCTTTTGAGGGAATAGAATCCTCGCAATCAGATCctgtggctctggatgtttggT atcCTCCTCTGAACGTATCCGTTGAGGTGAACCGCTCTGACCCTCTCCTGGTCGGTAGCAGCGTGACTTTGACCTGCAGAGGTTCTGCCCGCCCTGCTGCGATTACTTACACCTGGTGGCACAGCAGTAACGGCTCTAACTCCAGCACCGAGGTGGGCTCAGGGCAGGTGTTGAGCATTTCCTCCGTTGAGCTGACCCACACTGGGACGTATGTCTGCCAGGCCGAGAACCGTGTGGGCCAGAGCCGttcagctgagctgctgctgacggTGGAAGAAACGG ttcATCCTTTAATTGTCCTTGGAATTGGAATTAAAGTGATTATTCTGCTTGTTCTGCCACCGGTTCTCATCTGGGTCTG GAAATGTCGGTCTCATTCTGATGCAAAGAACGAAGAG AATACCAGCAATGActatgaaaatgtgatttttggatgA
- the LOC103478302 gene encoding carcinoembryonic antigen-related cell adhesion molecule 6-like isoform X1, translating into MIQVLILLLLQQAEKVSAAWLVTFENPDICALRGSSAEFRCSYNYPDEESVRQTAWDKGMIQNGVLERVRLSGLPSYYGRYEYQGDHAHNCSLVLRDLQENDTGYYFFWFDTDKFGRRSKKSVYLSVTGLEASVRPNRVRLGDSVTLDCRTECQNTKIIWFRDGRPVAEPTFKAQITDTGNYSCAFEGIESSQSDPVALDVWYPPLNVSVEVNRSDPLLVGSSVTLTCRGSARPAAITYTWWHSSNGSNSSTEVGSGQVLSISSVELTHTGTYVCQAENRVGQSRSAELLLTVEETVHPLIVLGIGIKVIILLVLPPVLIWVWKCRSHSDAKNEENTSNDYENVIFG; encoded by the exons ATGATTCAAGTGCTGATActtcttctgctgcagcagg CAGAGAAAGTGAGTGCTGCCTGGTTGGTGACCTTTGAGAACCCGGATATTTGTGCTTTGAGGGGGTCTTCGGCGGAGTTCAGGTGTTCGTACAACTACCCAGACGAGGAATCCGTCAGACAGACTGCATGGGACAAAGGAATGATTCAAAATGGCGTCTTGGAACGCGTCAGGCTTTCAGGCCTTCCGTCATATTATGGCCGATATGAGTATCAAGGTGATCATGCACACAACTGCAGCCTGGTTTTACGTGACCTGCAGGAGAACGACACTGGATACTACTTCTTCTGGTTTGACACAGATAAGTTTGGACGGCGCAGTAAGAAGTCAGTGTATCTCTCTGTCACAG GGCTGGAAGCCAGCGTACGCCCCAACAGAGTGAGACTCGGAGACAGTGTGACCCTTGACTGTCGGACAGAGTgccaaaacaccaaaataatcTGGTTCAGAGATGGACGTCCGGTGGCAGAACCAACATTTAAGGCTCAGATTACAGATACCGGAAACTATTCATGTGCTTTTGAGGGAATAGAATCCTCGCAATCAGATCctgtggctctggatgtttggT atcCTCCTCTGAACGTATCCGTTGAGGTGAACCGCTCTGACCCTCTCCTGGTCGGTAGCAGCGTGACTTTGACCTGCAGAGGTTCTGCCCGCCCTGCTGCGATTACTTACACCTGGTGGCACAGCAGTAACGGCTCTAACTCCAGCACCGAGGTGGGCTCAGGGCAGGTGTTGAGCATTTCCTCCGTTGAGCTGACCCACACTGGGACGTATGTCTGCCAGGCCGAGAACCGTGTGGGCCAGAGCCGttcagctgagctgctgctgacggTGGAAGAAACGG ttcATCCTTTAATTGTCCTTGGAATTGGAATTAAAGTGATTATTCTGCTTGTTCTGCCACCGGTTCTCATCTGGGTCTG GAAATGTCGGTCTCATTCTGATGCAAAGAACGAAGAG AATACCAGCAATGActatgaaaatgtgatttttggatgA
- the LOC103478302 gene encoding B-cell receptor CD22-like isoform X2, producing the protein MIQVLILLLLQQEKVSAAWLVTFENPDICALRGSSAEFRCSYNYPDEESVRQTAWDKGMIQNGVLERVRLSGLPSYYGRYEYQGDHAHNCSLVLRDLQENDTGYYFFWFDTDKFGRRSKKSVYLSVTGLEASVRPNRVRLGDSVTLDCRTECQNTKIIWFRDGRPVAEPTFKAQITDTGNYSCAFEGIESSQSDPVALDVWYPPLNVSVEVNRSDPLLVGSSVTLTCRGSARPAAITYTWWHSSNGSNSSTEVGSGQVLSISSVELTHTGTYVCQAENRVGQSRSAELLLTVEETVHPLIVLGIGIKVIILLVLPPVLIWVWKCRSHSDAKNEENTSNDYENVIFG; encoded by the exons ATGATTCAAGTGCTGATActtcttctgctgcagcagg AGAAAGTGAGTGCTGCCTGGTTGGTGACCTTTGAGAACCCGGATATTTGTGCTTTGAGGGGGTCTTCGGCGGAGTTCAGGTGTTCGTACAACTACCCAGACGAGGAATCCGTCAGACAGACTGCATGGGACAAAGGAATGATTCAAAATGGCGTCTTGGAACGCGTCAGGCTTTCAGGCCTTCCGTCATATTATGGCCGATATGAGTATCAAGGTGATCATGCACACAACTGCAGCCTGGTTTTACGTGACCTGCAGGAGAACGACACTGGATACTACTTCTTCTGGTTTGACACAGATAAGTTTGGACGGCGCAGTAAGAAGTCAGTGTATCTCTCTGTCACAG GGCTGGAAGCCAGCGTACGCCCCAACAGAGTGAGACTCGGAGACAGTGTGACCCTTGACTGTCGGACAGAGTgccaaaacaccaaaataatcTGGTTCAGAGATGGACGTCCGGTGGCAGAACCAACATTTAAGGCTCAGATTACAGATACCGGAAACTATTCATGTGCTTTTGAGGGAATAGAATCCTCGCAATCAGATCctgtggctctggatgtttggT atcCTCCTCTGAACGTATCCGTTGAGGTGAACCGCTCTGACCCTCTCCTGGTCGGTAGCAGCGTGACTTTGACCTGCAGAGGTTCTGCCCGCCCTGCTGCGATTACTTACACCTGGTGGCACAGCAGTAACGGCTCTAACTCCAGCACCGAGGTGGGCTCAGGGCAGGTGTTGAGCATTTCCTCCGTTGAGCTGACCCACACTGGGACGTATGTCTGCCAGGCCGAGAACCGTGTGGGCCAGAGCCGttcagctgagctgctgctgacggTGGAAGAAACGG ttcATCCTTTAATTGTCCTTGGAATTGGAATTAAAGTGATTATTCTGCTTGTTCTGCCACCGGTTCTCATCTGGGTCTG GAAATGTCGGTCTCATTCTGATGCAAAGAACGAAGAG AATACCAGCAATGActatgaaaatgtgatttttggatgA
- the LOC103478303 gene encoding sialoadhesin, with amino-acid sequence MAHHHQSCCFLIILCVRGILAGDWSVLLTSSPICAVVGSSVVLPCSYDYPLSSDEVQTDGRLSAQTGSSETKVTSEMWCLRDSRCITESYVFHSAGIFQDPSYQNRVQYLGQPGSKNCSLRISNLKESDSGTYVFYLITNHKTQKMPPQTGMQLLVAGSSTAVAVSAGPSRVILEGTTLNLACCSPAATSQSRFTWYSTKGAMLVGAGPVWSTPKVASGQSGSYYCQIQTGDKTQRSNVLEIDVQYPPRNIMISTWGAEKDHPVTLTCSSEANPLVHTYVFYQGAACLPAADLSFHRGRSPQATITGRAPKLTSANITTKDYGQHCCVARNRYGFEKASVTLISSSETNLSDSSGSTVVVIGVTIGVLLAVAALAAFLMMRKKKTARRQSYVLTGTTATE; translated from the exons ATGGCACATCATCAccaaagctgctgctttctCATCATTCTGTGTGTGAGag GTATTCTGGCTGGTGATTGGTCAGTTCTTCTCACCTCTAGTCCCATTTGTGCTGTGGTTGGTTCTTCAGTGGTCCTCCCCTGTTCCTATGACTACCCACTTAGCTCTGATGAAGTCCAGACAGATGGGCGGCTCTCTGCACAG ACAGGAAGCAGTGAAACAAAAGTTACGTCTGAGATGTGGTGTCTCAGAGACAGTCGCTGCATTACGGAAAG CTACGTGTTCCACAGCGCCGGTATTTTCCAGGATCCATCTTATCAGAACCGGGTGCAGTACCTGGGACAACCAGGAAGCAAGAACTGCTCTCTGAGGATTTCTAATCTCAAAGAGTCGGACAGTGGAACATACGTGTTTTACCTCATCACCAACCATAAGACGCAGAAGATGCCTCCACAGACTGGCATGCAGCTCTTAGTGGCAG GTTCCTCCACTGCAGTTGCAGTCTCGGCGGGTCCATCCCGCGTCATCCTGGAGGGGACAACGTTAAACCTGGCCTGTTGCAGCCCAGCTGCCACTTCACAAAGCCGCTTCACGTGGTACAGTACCAAAGGAGCCATGTTGGTAGGTGCTGGACCGGTGTGGAGTACCCCCAAAGTTGCATCGGGTCAATCTGGCAGCTACTACTGCCAAATCCAGACTGGAGACAAAACGCAACGCTCAAATGTTCTGGAAATCGATGTGCAAT ACCCACCTAGAAACATAATGATCTCCACCTGGGGAGCAGAGAAGGATCATCCTGTGACTCTGACTTGCAGCAGTGAGGCCAACCCACTGGTCCACACCTACGTCTTTTACCAGGGTGCGGCTTGTCTCCCAGCAGCAGACTTAAGCTTTCATCGAGGAAGATCCCCCCAGGCTACAATAACAGGAAGAGCCCCAAAACTCACCAGTGCCAACATCACCACGAAGGACTATGGGCAGCACTGCTGTGTGGCACGCAACAGATACGGCTTTGAGAAAGCCAGCGTGACTCTGATCAGCTCCAGTG AGACAAATCTGTCCGACTCTTCAGGAAGTACAGTGGTGGTGATTGGAGTAACCATCGGGGTCCTGCTGGCTGTTGCTGCTTTAGCTGCCTTTTTGATGATGAG GAAAAAGAAGACAGCCAGACGACAGTCATATGTCCTCACTGGGACAACTGCGACAGAGTGA